From the Saccharomycodes ludwigii strain NBRC 1722 chromosome I, whole genome shotgun sequence genome, one window contains:
- the SLX8 gene encoding SUMO-targeted ubiquitin ligase complex subunit SLX8 (similar to Saccharomyces cerevisiae YER116C | SLX8 | Synthetic Lethal of unknown (X) function), translating into MLKQSQDPHNKRRKLMNKNKNATSKEGEVEAETSTEDMNVVTEEVKDNHRDYKENKVDPTDLESIDENDIKNQQLVEIVDDDEIEIIEKPQVPEENLKNSAGDIKKPNEENKSLTEYKCPICFEPPSAAVITICGHVFCTECLFQMLNSSRTHRKPGVCALCRTQVPLNKFKLIIMRKRTIKKKITKSSIGDEN; encoded by the coding sequence ATGCTAAAACAATCACAAGATCCTCACAACAAAAGGAGAAAGTTAATGaacaagaataaaaatgctACATCCAAAGAAGGAGAAGTAGAAGCAGAAACCTCAACAGAAGATATGAATGTTGTAACTGAAGAGGTGAAAGATAATCATCGCGATTACaaggaaaataaagttgATCCCACTGATTTGGAATCAATCGATGAAAATGACATAAAGAATCAACAACTTGTAGAAATTGTTGATGATGACGAAATCGAAATTATCGAAAAACCACAGGTCCCtgaagaaaatttaaaaaacagCGCTGGTGATATAAAAAAGCCTAAtgaagaaaacaaaagtttAACCGAATACAAATGTCCTATATGCTTTGAACCGCCCTCAGCTGCTGTTATTACAATATGTGGACATGTTTTCTGTACGGAATGTTTGTTTCAAATGCTTAATAGTTCAAGGACACATAGAAAACCCGGTGTTTGTGCGTTATGTAGGACGCAGGTtcctttaaataaatttaaactaATTATAAtgagaaaaagaacaattaaaaaaaaaattactaaatCCTCTATAGGAGACGAAAATTGA
- a CDS encoding uncharacterized protein (similar to Saccharomyces cerevisiae YER114C | BOI2 | Bem1 (One) Interacting protein (paralog of YBL085W | BOI1)): MNLPPINTKFHLNNHSDVFMENNDSSVSIIETPTNLIGSTSIVNTTGSTAAPSNNVSKKYPLYIVINEYQKRMDDELDMKSGDKIQVILDDEEYNDGWYYGKNLRTGLEGLYPKCFTQEITIKRGSSLARNKSTRRVVSPSVISNTSNNNNSNNVGNNSLINISQSSLNSSTDYLSTPQPLETANTAVNRSFSLNTKPMKLSGNNATAANGDLMTDNRKLGRNLIINSTMSDIDNALKELQLDVSMDSDHINNTESQISRSIGSNNNNKNNIEHKADTNNNNNNNTNTNNNTNTNTNTNTNTNTNTNTNTNNNNNNNSNNNNITIDSFSDTSIENLNLSLNRSTTSLDFSGNTNINKNNKSLANNKNSDNIKTYTVSSTNSENLNETDALSWTPGDVTAYFISHAFDLEVSHKFSQNKISGKSLLELDLSSLKELGINSFGTRFKLYNEIQHIREIAYGPKALHKNTMSKASTSAKDEKHTLFSASNAKLNTDTNILDKDLGLMPAASINNNNSNNNSSNFDDTNVDNKNSNTHSYHKHIFKEPQSSEASSPKFSMATSSKSTVYNNINDGNNLKRASKPISLNISSPQREIIGDESVLKVKASDFLSPRKAPQPPSYPSPVQPPKSPEYLFSSRFQSGDVNNINDRAAKTPSPTILKRNNSNIRKDVDVKSIHELDRPTGPPLLLNSNNKLNMSSAISGTNSSSSSSRRGSNSSHPYRNNTISSPNLQQDITGFTNTNGNNKLVTPVTAGFQFPKKQSKQYGHNSANPYHHRNLNNNNNDGAISNGSSGTATNNNSINKLYTPKKSTSTLSQNNSNYIEDNVGSGGTPSDNLHDSFDDLYTKIANLSETPRLDMPPSIFNVKRTISNSSTASDYGVSRPASSIYPISVNGNVSTTHNNGTGRYKSHSRQSSYQRSRRASLSNLTPFDPNITNGELNSSARHKRNSSLFSLKNVISKLDDVTGGGSEKSTVVTTNGATPTNEKKRRSSFISPFNHPIINNKGNNDDKLAIAVASPKRHSLLFHGDSSAVSFTSPFKSKQEKRRSMSAPESKEALFFDTSSALPNDSPAKSLTDATSNSHVPNKKKSPAKSPVTNIKKKHSKSHNRGNVNYYSGNNNIDGRDIGRVSEDKVERDNAIFNQPTNIDLSKKKSKKNTSAFQEGIRAINMKEAIKNADCYGWMGKKGAGTMGVWKNRFFTLHGTRLSYFTSTNDTKERGLIDITAHRVLPARDDDRFVSLYAASTGKGRYCFKLVPPQPGSKKGLTFTQQRLHYFAVENKDEMRKWMSSLIKATIDIDTSVPIISSCVTPTVSLTQAKEMLKQARIEANQREEESKKYGDDLNSRSNWEEQQKIVTPYLKQSSSNNSDSNSNNNSSNLVQSGFGENSRTPVSNGLSSPYLMVSGGISGSPNKTARSVNNSDMQSSTNSASFPIENYSSSLDPKTKDNKI, from the coding sequence atgaatttgCCGCCAATAAACACAAAGTTTCATCTAAATAATCATAGTGATGTTTTCatggaaaataatgattCTTCTGTATCAATTATAGAAACACCCACAAACCTTATTGGGTCGACATCAATTGTAAACACAACAGGATCTACTGCAGCCCCGAGTAATAACgtgtcaaaaaaatatcctttatatattgtaataaatgaataccaaaaaagaaTGGACGATGAGCTAGATATGAAGTCTGGTGATAAAATACAAGTCATAttagatgatgaagaatatAATGATGGTTGGTACTatggaaaaaatttaagAACAGGGCTTGAGGGCTTATATCCTAAATGCTTTACGCAGGAAATCACAATAAAACGTGGTTCTTCCCTGGCAAGAAATAAGTCTACTAGAAGGGTAGTAAGCCCTAGCGTCATTAGTAATaccagtaataataataacagtaataatgTTGGCAACAATagtttaattaatatatcaCAGAGCTCTTTAAACTCTTCCACGGATTATTTATCTACGCCACAGCCATTAGAGACTGCTAATACTGCTGTAAATAGAAGTTTTTCTCTAAATACTAAACCCATGAAACTGAGCGGTAATAATGCCACCGCTGCGAATGGTGATTTAATGACTGACAACAGAAAACTAGGACGTAATTTGATAATTAACAGTACAATGTCAGATATCGATAATGCTTTGAAAGAACTGCAACTTGATGTGTCAATGGATTCAGatcatattaataatactgagAGTCAGATAAGCCGTAGTATtggtagtaataacaataataaaaataatattgagCATAAAGCTGATAcgaacaacaacaacaataataatactaatactaataataatactaatactaatactaatactaatactaatactaatactaatactaatactaatactaataacaataacaataacaatagcaataataataatattacaatAGATTCGTTTAGTGATACTAGTATAGAAAACCTAAATCTTTCGCTAAATAGATCAACAACCTCTCTGGATTTTAGTGGaaatactaatattaataagaacaataaaagtttggcaaataataaaaatagtgaCAACATTAAAACGTATACCGTTTCTAGTACAAATTCAGAAAATTTGAATGAAACCGATGCATTGAGTTGGACACCAGGTGATGTTACTGCTTACTTCATTTCTCATGCATTCGATTTGGAAGTTTCACATAAATTTTCACAGAATAAAATTTCAGGTAAATCGTTGTTAGAATTAGATTTATCTTCATTAAAGGAATTGGGGATTAATTCATTTGGAACTAGGTTCAAACTATATAACGAAATTCAGCATATTAGAGAAATAGCTTATGGTCCCAAAGCATTGCATAAGAATACTATGAGTAAGGCCAGCACTAGTGCTAAGGATGAAAAACACACTTTATTTTCCGCTTCTAATGCGAAACTAAATACAGATACTAACATTCTGGATAAAGATTTGGGGTTGATGCCTGCTGCTtctataaataataataatagtaataataatagtagtaacTTTGATGATACGAatgttgataataaaaatagcaatacCCATTCATATcataaacatatttttaaagaaccACAATCATCAGAGGCCTCTTCACCTAAATTTTCCATGGCTACATCGAGTAAAAGCACAgtctataataatattaatgacggaaataatttaaaaagagCCTCCAAACCCATTTCACTTAATATTTCTTCCCCTCAAAGGGAAATCATTGGTGATGAATCTGTACTGAAAGTTAAAGCATCGGATTTCTTATCTCCGCGTAAAGCACCTCAACCTCCATCGTATCCAAGTCCAGTACAACCACCTAAATCACCAGAATATCTGTTTTCCAGTAGGTTCCAAAGCGGTGAtgttaacaatattaatgataGAGCAGCAAAAACTCCATCACCGACCATTTTAAAGCgcaataatagtaacatAAGAAAAGACGTAGACGTTAAAAGCATACATGAGTTAGACAGACCGACTGGTCCACCACTTCTATTAAactcaaataataaactaaaCATGAGTAGTGCCATTAGTGGTActaatagtagtagtagtagtagtagaaGAGGAAGTAATAGCTCACATCCCTatagaaataatactattagCTCTCCAAATCTTCAGCAAGATATAACTGGGTTTACTAATACCAACggtaataacaaattagTTACCCCCGTTACTGCTGGTTTTCAATTcccaaaaaaacaaagcaAGCAATATGGTCATAATAGTGCAAATCCCTATCACCATCGTAAccttaataataataataacgatgGTGCTATTAGTAATGGTAGTAGTGGTACGGctactaataacaatagtatcaataaattgtatacaccaaaaaaatcaacTAGTACTCTTTCacaaaataatagcaattaTATTGAAGATAATGTTGGAAGTGGTGGTACCCCTAGCGACAATTTACATGATTCTTTTGATGATTTATACACAAAGATCGCTAATTTATCAGAAACACCGCGTTTAGATATGCCCCCATCTATTTTCAATGTAAAAAGAACtattagtaatagtagtacTGCTTCAGATTATGGCGTTAGTAGGCCTGCATCGAGTATCTATCCTATTTCGGTTAATGGAAATGTTTCTACCACGCATAATAATGGTACTGGAAGATATAAATCGCATTCGAGACAATCTAGTTATCAACGATCTAGAAGGGCAAGCTTGTCTAATTTAACTCCCTTTGACCCTAATATTACTAATGGAGAGCTTAATTCCAGTGCCAGACATAAAAGAAATTCATCGttgttttcattaaaaaatgttattagCAAGCTTGACGATGTGACTGGTGGTGGCAGTGAAAAATCAACAGTCGTGACTACTAATGGTGCGACACCGacaaatgaaaagaaaagaagaagttCGTTTATTTCGCCTTTCAATCATCCAATAATCAACAATAAAGGCAACAATGATGATAAGCTTGCCATTGCGGTTGCCTCACCAAAAAGACACAGTTTATTGTTTCATGGTGATTCGTCAGCTGTGAGCTTTACCTCTCCATTCAAAAGTAAGCAAGAGAAAAGGAGATCGATGAGCGCGCCTGAGAGTAAAGAAGCTTTGTTTTTTGACACTTCTAGTGCCTTGCCGAATGATTCGCCGGCTAAATCGTTAACGGATGCTACTTCCAATTCACATGTgccaaataaaaagaaaagtccTGCGAAAAGTCCTGttacaaatattaaaaagaagcACTCTAAATCACACAATAGAGGTAACGTGAACTATTATTCtggaaataataacattgatGGTAGAGATATTGGTAGAGTTTCTGAAGATAAAGTAGAAAGAGACAATGCCATTTTTAATCAACCCACAAACATTGATTtgagtaaaaaaaaatccaaaaaaaatacttctGCTTTTCAAGAAGGTATAAGGGCTATTAACATGAAGGAAGCCATTAAGAATGCTGATTGCTATGGCTGGATGGGGAAGAAAGGTGCGGGCACAATGGGTGTTTGGAAAAATAGATTTTTTACACTACATGGCACCAGATTGTCGTATTTTACGAGCACTAACGACACCAAGGAGCGCGGGTTGATTGATATTACGGCACACAGAGTTTTACCTGCAAGAGATGATGATAGGTTTGTATCTTTGTATGCTGCCAGTACAGGTAAGGGTCGTTACTGTTTTAAATTAGTTCCGCCCCAACCTGGTTCTAAAAAGGGACTAACTTTTACACAACAAAGATTGCATTATTTTGctgttgaaaataaagacgAAATGAGAAAATGGATGAGTTCATTGATTAAGGCTACTATTGATATTGATACTTCTGTCCCAATTATTAGTTCATGTGTTACTCCAACAGTTTCTCTAACACAAGCGAAAGAAATGTTAAAACAGGCAAGAATTGAAGCAAACCAAAGAGAGGAAGAGTCTAAGAAATATGGAGATGATTTAAATAGCCGCTCAAATTGGGAAGAACAGCAAAAGATAGTCACGCCTTATTTGAAACAGAgcagtagtaataatagcgatagtaatagtaataataatagcagtaATCTTGTGCAAAGTGGTTTCGGTGAAAATTCGCGAACGCCTGTTTCTAATGGGCTCAGTAGTCCATATCTGATGGTTTCTGGTGGTATTTCAGGGTCACCTAACAAAACAGCACGTAGTGTCAACAATAGTGATATGCAAAGTAGTACTAACAGTGCTAGTTTTCCAATTGAAAACTATTCTAGTTCATTAGACCCAAAAACCAAGGATAataagatttaa
- the CDC27 gene encoding anaphase promoting complex subunit CDC27 (similar to Saccharomyces cerevisiae YBL084C | CDC27 | Cell Division Cycle), producing MNTSNIGNSTYANNNDKRKKINTMNHIFDLISISDEDKADVPDLLISLVINELYQMNYKTAEFIGEILFTECLDLIDNSPLLPFSGSHPVNTRASVQRKPNYKKKQLKKKQLSGIYHYCYAMFMNKNYHGVLEITERYIVKTFNDNTGFASTAKRGTTNNIGHNSNDGIDKCNNEIEMSGFEDSLLYENLGLIYLFSRSSFMLNKKLKESLNMLLEFESVWGDLIKSIPYDRRGSYGDNNNNINTKFFDSSLLTNSNIGGVDFEAGMSTNTMNDMLYGYPNVATLNSLVGKIYYKMDLVKESCFYHSRALGYNPYLWESVEELFKMGADIKLYKLYKMDHNDVTSTDSNNIANNSKKRHHERVESNNITSLNPTASFESNTGDKGANKINNKRWKLRDTDTTKSFFNSPKVKINTAQRNDNTDTNTPSNRLTNKKQQRKNDNSTLLTPPPLPVSTIVPDISTTALPFIESKKSPGATHLRSTNFVPEEGYPYNRNNSKPAILSFIDEKRNYHNLVGSNANNGKYYINGIFYYLGKILKATLKYDSYKAIRMLGTNLPRHYTETMPWCIAQLGILHFEIVNYGMSEKYFERLRRLTRTRVQDMDVYSTLLWHLKDKSKLSYLSHELLDIAPLLPQTWCCIGNLFSSLKNHEDAIKCFQKAIKLDPYFTYAYTLEGHEFSNNDAFDTAKNCYRKSLSISPNHYNAYYGLGMCSLKVGKYEESLFYFQKAQSINRANVILLCCCGVSLEKLNYKEEALKFYDIACELQPDSSLALFKKSYLLMEMGSYNMALINFEKLITIVPDEATVHFLLGKLYKILGREQDSLKEFTVAMTLDPKGSQMVKDSMTEKS from the coding sequence ATGAATACATCTAATATTGGAAATAGTACTTATGcgaataataatgataaaagaaaaaaaattaatacaatgaatcatatttttgatCTAATAAGCATATCGGATGAGGATAAGGCCGATGTGCCTGActtattaatatcattagTTATCAATGAACTTTATCAAATGAACTATAAAACAGCCGAGTTTATTGgtgaaatattatttacagAATGTTTGGATTTAATAGACAACTCaccattattaccattttcGGGCTCACATCCTGTTAACACACGTGCTAGTGTACAAAGAAAGcctaattataaaaaaaaacaattaaaaaaaaaacaattaagcggtatatatcattattgttatgcAATGTTTATGAATAAGAATTACCATGGTGTGCTAGAAATAACCGAAAGGTACATAGTTAAAACCTTCAATGACAATACTGGATTTGCATCAACAGCTAAAAGGGGAACAACGAATAATATTGGTCATAATAGCAATGATGGAATTGATAAATGCAACAATGAGATTGAAATGTCAGGGTTTGAAGATTCCCTTTTGTATGAGAATTTGGggttgatttatttatttagtaGAAGTTCCTTTatgttaaataaaaaattaaaggaaTCTCTAAATATGTTGCTCGAATTTGAGTCTGTCTGGGGAGATTTAATCAAATCAATCCCTTATGATAGAAGGGGTAGTTACggagataataataataatattaatacaaAGTTTTTTGACAGTAGTTTGCTGACTAACAGTAATATCGGTGGGGTAGATTTTGAGGCTGGTATGTCCACCAATACTATGAATGATATGCTATATGGTTATCCAAATGTTGCCACCCTAAATAGCTTGGTCggaaaaatttattataaaatggaCCTAGTGAAGGAAAGTTGTTTTTACCATAGCAGAGCATTAGGTTATAATCCATATTTGTGGGAATCTGTAGaagaattatttaaaatggGGGCGGATATTAAACTTTAcaaattatacaaaatgGACCATAATGATGTTACAAGTACAGATTCGAATAACATTGCAAATAATAGTAAGAAAAGGCATCATGAGAGGGTGGagagtaataatataacatCTTTAAATCCAACTGCCTCATTTGAGAGTAATACTGGGGATAAAGGAGccaataaaatcaataataaacgCTGGAAACTAAGAGATACAGACACCACAAAGAGTTTTTTTAACAGTCCAAAGGTGAAGATTAATACTGCACAGAGGAATGATAACACTGATACTAATACTCCTAGTAATAGATTAACCAACAAAAAGCAACAACGTAAAAATGACAATAGTACACTACTTACACCACCGCCACTACCTGTATCTACTATAGTTCCTGATATTAGTACAACAGCCCTACCTTTTATAGAAAGTAAAAAGTCACCAGGAGCAACGCATCTCAGAAGCACCAATTTTGTACCAGAGGAAGGTTATCCTTATAATAGGAATAATAGCAAGCCAGCCATTTTAAGTTTTAtagatgaaaaaagaaattatcaCAATCTGGTTGGTAGTAATGCTAACAATGGTAAATATTACATTAATGgtattttctattatttgGGAAAAATTCTGAAAGCGACGTTAAAATATGATTCCTACAAAGCTATTAGGATGTTAGGCACTAACTTGCCTCGTCATTACACTGAAACTATGCCTTGGTGCATAGCTCAGTTAGGAATTTTACACTTTGAAATTGTTAATTATGGAATGtctgaaaaatattttgaaagattAAGAAGATTAACAAGAACTAGGGTACAAGATATGGATGTTTATTCTACACTATTATGGCATTTAAAGGATAAATCCAAGTTATCGTACTTATCACATGAATTACTAGACATAGCACCATTGTTGCCACAAACCTGGTGTTGTATTggtaatttattttctagtTTGAAAAATCATGAAGATGCCATCAAATGCTTCCAAAAGGCTATTAAATTGGATCCATATTTTACTTATGCTTATACCTTGGAAGGTCATGAGttttctaataatgatgCATTTGACACTGCTAAAAATTGTTATAGAAAAAGTCTTAGCATATCACCAAATCACTACAATGCTTATTATGGTTTGGGCATGTGTTCATTGAAGGTGGGAAAATATGAGGaatcattattttatttccagAAAGCACAGTCTATAAATAGAGCaaatgttattttgttgTGTTGTTGTGGTGTGTCTTTGGAGAAATTGAATTACAAAGAAGAAGCATTGAAATTTTACGACATTGCATGTGAATTGCAGCCAGATTCATCTTTAgcattgtttaaaaaatcttaTTTGTTGATGGAAATGGGTAGTTACAATATGGCCTTgataaattttgaaaaacttaTAACTATTGTGCCTGACGAAGCAACCGTTCACTTCTTATTGGGCAAATTGTACAAAATATTGGGGCGTGAACAGGATTCATTAAAGGAATTTACAGTTGCAATGACTTTGGATCCTAAAGGATCACAAATGGTTAAAGATTCAATGACAGAAAAGTCATAA
- a CDS encoding uncharacterized protein (similar to Saccharomyces cerevisiae YBL086C | protein of unknown function), producing MFGSKNKSRRPKFLFRFHINELTNIPQSFGYCYIKWSIKDGNGSSSSGGFSPSSPTPSSAARVLSITHSHQYKGATPKVLVKNHRARWNYSLDKPLQVKLNVDKQHKLEDKILLLEVYFEFLENTLLEEEEANNTNNGKHNVRNPRTSESFRKLVSQGTLNDFDNEMEKRNNNNNHSHLGSAPTSSTLASIGSSSVVSAKIGHSNKVTGKILLGSISINISEYVNEEENAQSNRFLLQKSKVNSILSITCQMELIRGSYDDFDAPHTFSSGQLPSTFKAANQAANVANNYNNNINPMHNSAAHMETELAIDAGSSIIDFPNHHNENNNNNNNNNNNNISHRDRRSMDLQTHRRTVSNVSTSSNKSHDGRLRRNGSTRLSINLCNNTSGNSSIKSPYQNELTQHKRKNNNGKHSLQHQFNTKSIESNKNEFTNSVLEKLYEKTYQIPWDPRPGEYTPKECIENIFEGGDGWAKNDNGVDLIDLQALRLSELESIEDYKMQAAYNLSYPNLFIKGVGSPLNNSTIQNDYLRSQITDDNNINNDASSTDQLNKFLAYNQLNSDTNSITTMNNNSDPDGDSTLDYITMDSKEYMEKRLNWRNRQFGNIPRAKTFGTTHLQKNTFPNNKNDYETTFSDDTTDNNGDFDTDYEDEVLRDNRSWTISRILQ from the coding sequence ATGTTTGGATCGAAAAATAAGTCAAGGAGAccaaagtttttatttagatTCCATATTAATGAATTAACAAACATCCCACAATCATTTGGCTATTGCTATATTAAATGGAGCATTAAAGATGGTAATGGTAGTTCCTCATCAGGTGGTTTCAGCCCTTCTTCCCCGACTCCATCATCTGCCGCAAGAGTGTTATCTATAACTCATTCTCATCAATATAAAGGAGCTACTCCCAAAGTTTTAGTCAAAAATCATAGAGCTAGGTGGAATTATTCATTGGATAAACCATTGCAAGTTAAGTTGAATGTAGATAAGCAACATAAATTagaagataaaatattgttattggaggtttattttgaatttttggaaaatactTTATtagaggaggaggaggcaaataatacaaataacGGAAAACACAATGTTAGAAATCCCCGTACTTCAGAATCCTTTAGGAAATTAGTTAGTCAAGGTACCCTGAATGACTTTGACAAcgaaatggaaaaaaggaataacaacaataatcatTCACATTTGGGGTCAGCTCCAACATCATCGACTTTAGCTTCTATTGGTTCGAGTTCTGTTGTTAGTGCTAAGATTGGACACAGTAATAAAGTTACAGGAAAGATCTTATTGGGCTCTATTTCAATCAATATTTCAGAGTATGTTAATGAAGAGGAAAATGCTCAAAGCAATAGGTTTTTGCTACAAAAATCCAAAGTTAATTCCATTTTAAGTATTACTTGTCAAATGGAGTTAATTAGAGGCTCATATGATGATTTTGACGCACCGCACACGTTTTCATCTGGTCAATTACCTAGTACTTTTAAGGCGGCCAATCAAGCGGCGAATGTTGCTaacaattataataataatataaatccTATGCATAATTCAGCAGCCCACATGGAAACAGAATTGGCGATTGATGCTGGTAGTTCCATAATAGATTTCCCCAATCACCataatgaaaacaataacaataacaataacaataacaataacaatattagcCATAGAGATAGAAGGAGCATGGACTTACAAACCCACAGAAGAACCGTTTCAAATGTATCAACTTCAAGTAATAAGTCCCATGATGGAAGACTAAGAAGAAACGGCTCTACTCGTTTAAGTATCAATTTATGTAATAACACTAGCGGTAATAGTAGCATTAAGAGCCCTTATCAGAATGAATTAACTCAGCATAAAcgtaaaaataacaatggcAAACACAGCCTTCAACATCAATTCAATACCAAGTCAATTGAAAGCAATAAAAACGAATTTACCAATTCTGTTCTGGAAAAACTTTATGAAAAAACATATCAAATACCTTGGGATCCAAGACCGGGCGAATACACTCCGAAGGAATGcattgaaaatatatttgaagGCGGAGATGGTTGGGCCAAGAATGACAATGGTGTGGATCTAATTGATTTACAAGCATTACGTCTATCTGAATTGGAAAGTATTGAAGATTATAAGATGCAGGCTGCCTATAATCTTTCATATcctaatttatttattaaaggaGTGGGCTCACCTCTTAATAATTCTACAATTCAGAATGATTATTTAAGGTCTCAAATAAcggatgataataatattaataatgatgctAGTAGTACCGATCAATTGAACAAATTTTTGGCGTATAATCAGTTAAATAGTGATACAAATAGTATAACTActatgaataataattcgGATCCAGATGGTGATAGTACATTAGATTATATTACTATGGATAGTAAAGAATATATGGAGAAAAGGTTAAATTGGAGAAATAGACAGTTTGGAAACATTCCGAGGGCTAAAACTTTTGGTACGACgcatttacaaaaaaatactttccctaataacaaaaacgACTACGAAACCACTTTTTCCGATGATACaactgataataatggtgatTTTGATACTGATTATGAGGATGAGGTTTTAAGAGATAACAGGAGCTGGACAATAAGCAGGATTTTACAGTAG
- the RPL23A gene encoding 60S ribosomal protein uL14 (similar to Saccharomyces cerevisiae YBL087C | RPL23A | Ribosomal Protein of the Large subunit (paralog of YER117W | RPL23B)) has translation MSGNGAQGTKFRISLGLPTGAIINCADNSGARNLYILAVKGSGSRLNRLPAASLGDMVMATVKKGKPELRKKVMPAIVVRQAKAWRRKDGVYLYFEDNAGVIANPKGEMKGSAVTGPVGKECADLWPRIASNSGVVV, from the exons ATGTCAGGTAACGGTGCTCAAGGTACTAAATTCAGAATTTCA TTAGGTTTGCCAACTGGTGCTATCATTAACTGTGCTGATAACAGTGGTGCTAGAAACTTGTACATCTTAGCTGTTAAAGGTTCTGGTTCAAGATTGAACAGATTACCAGCTGCTTCTTTAGGTGATATGGTTATGGCTACCGTCAAGAAAGGTAAGCCAGAATTGAGAAAGAAGGTTATGCCAGCTATCGTTGTTCGTCAAGCTAAGGCTTGGAGAAGAAAGGATGGTGtctatttgtattttgaaGACAATGCTGGTGTTATTGCTAATCCAAAGGGTGAAATGAAGGGTTCTGCTGTTACTGGTCCAGTTGGTAAGGAATGTGCCGATTTATGGCCACGTATTGCTTCCAACTCTggtgttgttgtttaa